The sequence below is a genomic window from Leptotrichia sp. oral taxon 215 str. W9775.
AGAAATTCAAAATCAAAAATAACAGTTAATGGAATGAGAATGACAGTATCAAAGTTAAAGGAGCTTATGAGAAATGTACTGGATCTTGTAGGTCAGCATGAACATCAGTACCTTTTAAATAAAAACTATCATTTAGGGCTGCTGGATAGGTTTCTGGATAAAAATGGACAGGAACTTGCAAAGGAAATAAGAAACAACGTTTCATCCTTAAAAATGATAAATAAAAAAATAGAGGAAATAGAAACTGAAAAGTTCAGAATAATGGAAAAAAAGGATATTCTGGAGTTTCAGTCTAATGAGATAGCAAGTTTAGGCCTTAAGGAGAACGAAGATAACGAACTTGAAGAAGAATATAAAATTCTTTTTAACGCAGGAAAAATTAGTGAAAAACTTGAAAATTCAATTCAGAGATTAAAAGAAGGGGAATATTCAGTTATAAATTCACTTGGAAAAATAAAGAAAAATCTTGAACAACTTTCAGATATATCAGAAACATATTCAGAGCTGAAGGAAAAAATTGAAAATATTATTTATGAAGTGGATGACATAGGATATTCTCTTGAAGATATGGTTGAAAATGTGGAAAGTGATGATGTCAGGCTTGAAAAGGTAATAAGCAGAATAGATGAAATAAACAAGCTGAAGCTGAAGTATGGCTCGACGATAGAGGAAATACTTGCATTCAGGGAAGAAAATGAAAAAAAGCTCTCCCTCATAAAGTTTGAAAATAATGAACTGGTAGATTTAAAAAAGGAAAAGGAAGAAAAGGCAAAAATTTATTTTGAAAATAGCCGGAAACTACGTGAAATAAGAAAAAAAGTTGCAGAAAATCTTGAAAAGACAATCAATGTTCAGTTGAAGGACTTGAATATGGCAAATTCCAAGTTTAAAGTTGCCTTCTCAGAAAAAACTGTAATTTCTTCAA
It includes:
- the recN gene encoding DNA repair protein RecN yields the protein MLRELRLNNLAIIKNLDLEFNEGLISLTGETGAGKSIILDGISLLIGERSNLEMIRTGEESLFAEGVFDLSEVQKEKLNKLGFEIEDDELIISRYFYRNSKSKITVNGMRMTVSKLKELMRNVLDLVGQHEHQYLLNKNYHLGLLDRFLDKNGQELAKEIRNNVSSLKMINKKIEEIETEKFRIMEKKDILEFQSNEIASLGLKENEDNELEEEYKILFNAGKISEKLENSIQRLKEGEYSVINSLGKIKKNLEQLSDISETYSELKEKIENIIYEVDDIGYSLEDMVENVESDDVRLEKVISRIDEINKLKLKYGSTIEEILAFREENEKKLSLIKFENNELVDLKKEKEEKAKIYFENSRKLREIRKKVAENLEKTINVQLKDLNMANSKFKVAFSEKTVISSKGMDDVEFMMVTNLGENYKPLAKIASGGEISRIMLALKTVFSSVDNISVLIFDEIDTGISGETVRKVAEKLKELSGTVQVICVTHSPQIAGKSNQQFFIKKEIENNVTETKVRELNTDERIREIARIISGDNITETSIEHVKEIMKL